The genomic window CCAGCATGCCGCCCAAGCCGACGATCACGAGGGCGCCGAAGCGATCGTCGCGAGCGACCCCGACGATCAGTTCGATCCCGGCCGGCGCCATCGCCTGCACCGCGACGCCTTCGAAGCGCGCATCGGGACGCCTCGCCGCAAGATTCTGACGGATGCGCTCGAATGCGGCCCTGACCTCAGCCGACGAGCCGAGGGCAAGCTCAACCCCGCGCACTTCGCTCTTGTGCGCCGCTTGCGGCGAAACCACCTTGAGAGCCGCCGGAAATCCTACGCGCGCGGCCAGGTCCTCGGCTTCATCCGCGTTTCGCGCGAGATGGGCAACCGCGACGGGGATTCCGAGCGCATCGAGAATCCGCTTGGATTCGATTTCCGAAAGTTCGCTGCGGCCGGCGCCGATAGCTTCGGCGAGCATCCGATTGACATCTCTATCAGCAGTGGCGTTCACAGACTGGCGTATAGCAAAGGCCCGAAGAGATTTGAAAGGTGAACGATCGGCCGGTTGTGTGCTTTATGATGGGTGAGCCTCGTACGGGGATGAAGAAGCAGGAGAGAAAGCGCGTGGCGCGCGTCAAGCGACGCGGCCTGCTGGAGCGCAGCGCCGATGCCGATTTGCGGGTTTTCGTCACCCGGCCGATCGCCGAGCCGCCGCTGCGCCGGCTGGCCGCGATAGCGCGGGTCGATCTCTGGGACGACGAAATGCCGCCCCCGCGTGCGGAGTTGCTTGCGCGCGCGCGGCCGGCGAACGGCGTGCTCAGCATGGTGACTGATCGGTTCGACGCCGCGGCGATCCGGGCGCTGCCGGGCCTGCGCGTTATCAGCAACCTCGCGGTAGGCGTCGATAACATCGACCTCGCGGCGGCAACTCGCGCCGGCGTCGCGGTCGGCCACACGCCCGGCATCCTGACCGAGACCACCGCCGACCTCGCCTTTGGGCTGCTGATGGCCGCAGCACGGCGAATCGCCGAGGGCGACCGTTACATTCGCGGCGGACGATGGCGCACGTGGGGCCCGAAGGTGATGCTCGGACGCGACGTCCACGGCACGACGCTCGGGATTATCGGATGGGGCGCGATCGGGCAGGCGATGGCACGGCGCGCGGTCGGGTTCGGGATGCGCGTGGTCTATTTTCCCGGGCGAAGCGCGACGCGCTCGCTTCGCGGCGCACGCGCCCGCGCGGCCGGCGCCGGTTCTTCAAAGGCGGAGCCGAGAAGCCTGCACCGCCTGCTCGCCGAGTCTGACTTCGTGTCGCTCCACGTGCCGCTCACGACCGCGACCTATCACATGATCGGCGCCGCCGAGCTTGCGGCGATGAAGCGCACCGCGATCCTGGTCAATACCGCGCGCGGCGCGATCGTCGATTCGCAGGCGCTCGCGG from Candidatus Binataceae bacterium includes these protein-coding regions:
- a CDS encoding D-glycerate dehydrogenase; translation: MARVKRRGLLERSADADLRVFVTRPIAEPPLRRLAAIARVDLWDDEMPPPRAELLARARPANGVLSMVTDRFDAAAIRALPGLRVISNLAVGVDNIDLAAATRAGVAVGHTPGILTETTADLAFGLLMAAARRIAEGDRYIRGGRWRTWGPKVMLGRDVHGTTLGIIGWGAIGQAMARRAVGFGMRVVYFPGRSATRSLRGARARAAGAGSSKAEPRSLHRLLAESDFVSLHVPLTTATYHMIGAAELAAMKRTAILVNTARGAIVDSQALAVALRAGRLAGAGLDVTDPEPIGTDDPLLELPNVVITPHIGSASHATRLRMAELAVDNLIDVFEGRRPRHCANPAVRMR